Proteins encoded together in one Labrus mixtus chromosome 18, fLabMix1.1, whole genome shotgun sequence window:
- the LOC132993375 gene encoding regulator of G-protein signaling 6-like isoform X6: MAEGTKDQAGVGTTDPEEDSPNMIVYRKIEDIVTRIQDEKAGGVSIRTVKSFLSKIPSVVSGADIVQWLMKNLSVEDPAEAIHLGSLIAAHGYIFPISDHVLTLKDDGTLYRFQSPYFWPSNCWEPENTDYAIYLCKRTMQNKARLELADYEAENLARLQRAFARKWEFIFMQAEAQVKIDRKKDKAERKILDSQERAFWDVHRPVPGCVNTTEMDIRKCRRERNPHRVKKSVYGVPDDGQSQPSPVHISSQPTRKTTKEDVQKEITFLNSQLDRHCMKVSKVADSLMGYTEQFMEYDPFVSTTEPSNPWINDDTSFWDVEASRDPSQQRVKKWGFSLEEALKDPAGRDQFLKFLESEFSSENLRFWLAVQDLKRRPLQDVSSRAQEIWQEFLAEGAPSSINLDSHSYERTSQNLKDPGRYSYEDAQEHIFKLMKSDSYARFLRSNIYQDLLLARKKGKSLTGKRLTGLMQSS; this comes from the exons ATTGAAGACATTGTAACACGAATACAAGATGAGAAAGCGGGAGGTGTATCCATCCGGACTGTCAAAAGCTTCCTCTCCAAGATCCCCAGTGTGGTATCAG GGGCAGACATTGTTCAGTGGTTGATGAAAAACCTCTCCGTTGAGGATCCAG CTGAAGCCATCCACCTCGGGAGTCTAATAGCTGCCCACGGCTACATCTTCCCCATCTCAGACCATGTCCTTACTCTTAAAGATGACGGGACTCTTTATCGCTTTCAG tcTCCGTACTTTTGGCCTTCAAACTGTTGGGAGCCCGAGAACACAGACTACG cCATTTACCTGTGCAAGCGCACCATGCAGAATAAGGCCAGACTGGAGCTAGCCGACTATGAGGCT GAGAACCTCGCCCGGCTGCAGAGGGCCTTCGCCAGGAAGTGGGAATTTATTTTCATGCAAGCTGAGGCTCAAGTCAA GATCGACAGGAAGAAGGACAAGGCAGAGAGGAAGATTCTGGACAGCCAGGAGAGGGCGTTCTGGGATGTTCATCGTCCAGTG CCAGGCTGTGTCAACACCACAGAGATGGACATCCGCAAGTGCCGGAGAGAGAGGAACCCACACAGGGTAAAAAAG tctgtttacGGGGTACCAGACGACGGCCAGAGCCAGCCGAGTCCAGTCCACATCAGCTCCCAGCCCACCAGGAAGACCACCAAAGAGGACGTTCAGAAGGAG ATTACCTTCTTGAACAGCCAGCTGGACAGACACTGTATGAAGGTTTCCAAAGTGGCAGACAGTCTGATGGGCTACACAGAGCAGTTTATGGAATATGACCCCTTTGTGTCAACAACAGAGCCCTCTAACCCCTGGATCAACGACGACACGTCTTTCTGGGACGTGGAGGCGAG TCGAGACCCCAGCCAGCAGCGAGTGAAGAAATGGGGCTTTTCTCTGGAGGAGGCGCTGAAAGATCCAGCAGGGAGAGACCAGTTCCTGAAGTTCTTGGAGTCAGAGTTCAGCTCAGAGAACCTGCG ATTCTGGTTAGCGGTGCAGGATCTAAAGCGGCGGCCGCTTCAGGACGTGTCATCCCGAGCTCAGGAGATCTGGCAGGAGTTTCTTGCCGAGGGAGCACCGAGCTCCATCAACCTGGACTCTCACAGCTACGAGCGGACCAGCCAGAACCTGAAAGACCCCGGACGCTACAGCTACGAGGATGCTCAG GAGCATATATTCAAGCTAATGAAAAGTGACAGCTATGCACGCTTTTTGCGATCCAACATCTACCAAGACCTCCTGTTAGCCAGAAAGAAG GGAAAGTCACTGACTGGGAAGCGCCTGACAGGCCTGATGCAGTCGTCCTGA
- the LOC132993375 gene encoding regulator of G-protein signaling 6-like isoform X5, with the protein MAEGTKDQAGVGTTDPEEDSPNMIVYRKIEDIVTRIQDEKAGGVSIRTVKSFLSKIPSVVSGADIVQWLMKNLSVEDPAEAIHLGSLIAAHGYIFPISDHVLTLKDDGTLYRFQSPYFWPSNCWEPENTDYAIYLCKRTMQNKARLELADYEAENLARLQRAFARKWEFIFMQAEAQVKIDRKKDKAERKILDSQERAFWDVHRPVPGCVNTTEMDIRKCRRERNPHRVKKSVYGVPDDGQSQPSPVHISSQPTRKTTKEDVQKEITFLNSQLDRHCMKVSKVADSLMGYTEQFMEYDPFVSTTEPSNPWINDDTSFWDVEASSRDPSQQRVKKWGFSLEEALKDPAGRDQFLKFLESEFSSENLRFWLAVQDLKRRPLQDVSSRAQEIWQEFLAEGAPSSINLDSHSYERTSQNLKDPGRYSYEDAQEHIFKLMKSDSYARFLRSNIYQDLLLARKKGKSLTGKRLTGLMQSS; encoded by the exons ATTGAAGACATTGTAACACGAATACAAGATGAGAAAGCGGGAGGTGTATCCATCCGGACTGTCAAAAGCTTCCTCTCCAAGATCCCCAGTGTGGTATCAG GGGCAGACATTGTTCAGTGGTTGATGAAAAACCTCTCCGTTGAGGATCCAG CTGAAGCCATCCACCTCGGGAGTCTAATAGCTGCCCACGGCTACATCTTCCCCATCTCAGACCATGTCCTTACTCTTAAAGATGACGGGACTCTTTATCGCTTTCAG tcTCCGTACTTTTGGCCTTCAAACTGTTGGGAGCCCGAGAACACAGACTACG cCATTTACCTGTGCAAGCGCACCATGCAGAATAAGGCCAGACTGGAGCTAGCCGACTATGAGGCT GAGAACCTCGCCCGGCTGCAGAGGGCCTTCGCCAGGAAGTGGGAATTTATTTTCATGCAAGCTGAGGCTCAAGTCAA GATCGACAGGAAGAAGGACAAGGCAGAGAGGAAGATTCTGGACAGCCAGGAGAGGGCGTTCTGGGATGTTCATCGTCCAGTG CCAGGCTGTGTCAACACCACAGAGATGGACATCCGCAAGTGCCGGAGAGAGAGGAACCCACACAGGGTAAAAAAG tctgtttacGGGGTACCAGACGACGGCCAGAGCCAGCCGAGTCCAGTCCACATCAGCTCCCAGCCCACCAGGAAGACCACCAAAGAGGACGTTCAGAAGGAG ATTACCTTCTTGAACAGCCAGCTGGACAGACACTGTATGAAGGTTTCCAAAGTGGCAGACAGTCTGATGGGCTACACAGAGCAGTTTATGGAATATGACCCCTTTGTGTCAACAACAGAGCCCTCTAACCCCTGGATCAACGACGACACGTCTTTCTGGGACGTGGAGGCGAG CAGTCGAGACCCCAGCCAGCAGCGAGTGAAGAAATGGGGCTTTTCTCTGGAGGAGGCGCTGAAAGATCCAGCAGGGAGAGACCAGTTCCTGAAGTTCTTGGAGTCAGAGTTCAGCTCAGAGAACCTGCG ATTCTGGTTAGCGGTGCAGGATCTAAAGCGGCGGCCGCTTCAGGACGTGTCATCCCGAGCTCAGGAGATCTGGCAGGAGTTTCTTGCCGAGGGAGCACCGAGCTCCATCAACCTGGACTCTCACAGCTACGAGCGGACCAGCCAGAACCTGAAAGACCCCGGACGCTACAGCTACGAGGATGCTCAG GAGCATATATTCAAGCTAATGAAAAGTGACAGCTATGCACGCTTTTTGCGATCCAACATCTACCAAGACCTCCTGTTAGCCAGAAAGAAG GGAAAGTCACTGACTGGGAAGCGCCTGACAGGCCTGATGCAGTCGTCCTGA
- the LOC132993375 gene encoding regulator of G-protein signaling 6-like isoform X3 encodes MAEGTKDQAGVGTTDPEEDSPNMIVYRKIEDIVTRIQDEKAGGVSIRTVKSFLSKIPSVVSGADIVQWLMKNLSVEDPAEAIHLGSLIAAHGYIFPISDHVLTLKDDGTLYRFQSPYFWPSNCWEPENTDYAIYLCKRTMQNKARLELADYEAENLARLQRAFARKWEFIFMQAEAQVKIDRKKDKAERKILDSQERAFWDVHRPVPGCVNTTEMDIRKCRRERNPHRVKKSVYGVPDDGQSQPSPVHISSQPTRKTTKEDVQKEITFLNSQLDRHCMKVSKVADSLMGYTEQFMEYDPFVSTTEPSNPWINDDTSFWDVEASSRDPSQQRVKKWGFSLEEALKDPAGRDQFLKFLESEFSSENLRFWLAVQDLKRRPLQDVSSRAQEIWQEFLAEGAPSSINLDSHSYERTSQNLKDPGRYSYEDAQEHIFKLMKSDSYARFLRSNIYQDLLLARKKPADTEQGRRTSLEKFTRSVGKSLTGKRLTGLMQSS; translated from the exons ATTGAAGACATTGTAACACGAATACAAGATGAGAAAGCGGGAGGTGTATCCATCCGGACTGTCAAAAGCTTCCTCTCCAAGATCCCCAGTGTGGTATCAG GGGCAGACATTGTTCAGTGGTTGATGAAAAACCTCTCCGTTGAGGATCCAG CTGAAGCCATCCACCTCGGGAGTCTAATAGCTGCCCACGGCTACATCTTCCCCATCTCAGACCATGTCCTTACTCTTAAAGATGACGGGACTCTTTATCGCTTTCAG tcTCCGTACTTTTGGCCTTCAAACTGTTGGGAGCCCGAGAACACAGACTACG cCATTTACCTGTGCAAGCGCACCATGCAGAATAAGGCCAGACTGGAGCTAGCCGACTATGAGGCT GAGAACCTCGCCCGGCTGCAGAGGGCCTTCGCCAGGAAGTGGGAATTTATTTTCATGCAAGCTGAGGCTCAAGTCAA GATCGACAGGAAGAAGGACAAGGCAGAGAGGAAGATTCTGGACAGCCAGGAGAGGGCGTTCTGGGATGTTCATCGTCCAGTG CCAGGCTGTGTCAACACCACAGAGATGGACATCCGCAAGTGCCGGAGAGAGAGGAACCCACACAGGGTAAAAAAG tctgtttacGGGGTACCAGACGACGGCCAGAGCCAGCCGAGTCCAGTCCACATCAGCTCCCAGCCCACCAGGAAGACCACCAAAGAGGACGTTCAGAAGGAG ATTACCTTCTTGAACAGCCAGCTGGACAGACACTGTATGAAGGTTTCCAAAGTGGCAGACAGTCTGATGGGCTACACAGAGCAGTTTATGGAATATGACCCCTTTGTGTCAACAACAGAGCCCTCTAACCCCTGGATCAACGACGACACGTCTTTCTGGGACGTGGAGGCGAG CAGTCGAGACCCCAGCCAGCAGCGAGTGAAGAAATGGGGCTTTTCTCTGGAGGAGGCGCTGAAAGATCCAGCAGGGAGAGACCAGTTCCTGAAGTTCTTGGAGTCAGAGTTCAGCTCAGAGAACCTGCG ATTCTGGTTAGCGGTGCAGGATCTAAAGCGGCGGCCGCTTCAGGACGTGTCATCCCGAGCTCAGGAGATCTGGCAGGAGTTTCTTGCCGAGGGAGCACCGAGCTCCATCAACCTGGACTCTCACAGCTACGAGCGGACCAGCCAGAACCTGAAAGACCCCGGACGCTACAGCTACGAGGATGCTCAG GAGCATATATTCAAGCTAATGAAAAGTGACAGCTATGCACGCTTTTTGCGATCCAACATCTACCAAGACCTCCTGTTAGCCAGAAAGAAG CCAGCAGACACTGAACAGGGCCGCCGCACCTCCCTGGAGAAGTTCACCCGCAGTGTG GGAAAGTCACTGACTGGGAAGCGCCTGACAGGCCTGATGCAGTCGTCCTGA
- the LOC132993375 gene encoding regulator of G-protein signaling 6-like isoform X1 yields the protein MAEGTKDQAGVGTTDPEEDSPNMIVYRKIEDIVTRIQDEKAGGVSIRTVKSFLSKIPSVVSGADIVQWLMKNLSVEDPAEAIHLGSLIAAHGYIFPISDHVLTLKDDGTLYRFQSPYFWPSNCWEPENTDYAIYLCKRTMQNKARLELADYEAENLARLQRAFARKWEFIFMQAEAQVKIDRKKDKAERKILDSQERAFWDVHRPVPGCVNTTEMDIRKCRRERNPHRVKKSVYGVPDDGQSQPSPVHISSQPTRKTTKEDVQKEITFLNSQLDRHCMKVSKVADSLMGYTEQFMEYDPFVSTTEPSNPWINDDTSFWDVEASSRDPSQQRVKKWGFSLEEALKDPAGRDQFLKFLESEFSSENLRFWLAVQDLKRRPLQDVSSRAQEIWQEFLAEGAPSSINLDSHSYERTSQNLKDPGRYSYEDAQEHIFKLMKSDSYARFLRSNIYQDLLLARKKQPADTEQGRRTSLEKFTRSVGKSLTGKRLTGLMQSS from the exons ATTGAAGACATTGTAACACGAATACAAGATGAGAAAGCGGGAGGTGTATCCATCCGGACTGTCAAAAGCTTCCTCTCCAAGATCCCCAGTGTGGTATCAG GGGCAGACATTGTTCAGTGGTTGATGAAAAACCTCTCCGTTGAGGATCCAG CTGAAGCCATCCACCTCGGGAGTCTAATAGCTGCCCACGGCTACATCTTCCCCATCTCAGACCATGTCCTTACTCTTAAAGATGACGGGACTCTTTATCGCTTTCAG tcTCCGTACTTTTGGCCTTCAAACTGTTGGGAGCCCGAGAACACAGACTACG cCATTTACCTGTGCAAGCGCACCATGCAGAATAAGGCCAGACTGGAGCTAGCCGACTATGAGGCT GAGAACCTCGCCCGGCTGCAGAGGGCCTTCGCCAGGAAGTGGGAATTTATTTTCATGCAAGCTGAGGCTCAAGTCAA GATCGACAGGAAGAAGGACAAGGCAGAGAGGAAGATTCTGGACAGCCAGGAGAGGGCGTTCTGGGATGTTCATCGTCCAGTG CCAGGCTGTGTCAACACCACAGAGATGGACATCCGCAAGTGCCGGAGAGAGAGGAACCCACACAGGGTAAAAAAG tctgtttacGGGGTACCAGACGACGGCCAGAGCCAGCCGAGTCCAGTCCACATCAGCTCCCAGCCCACCAGGAAGACCACCAAAGAGGACGTTCAGAAGGAG ATTACCTTCTTGAACAGCCAGCTGGACAGACACTGTATGAAGGTTTCCAAAGTGGCAGACAGTCTGATGGGCTACACAGAGCAGTTTATGGAATATGACCCCTTTGTGTCAACAACAGAGCCCTCTAACCCCTGGATCAACGACGACACGTCTTTCTGGGACGTGGAGGCGAG CAGTCGAGACCCCAGCCAGCAGCGAGTGAAGAAATGGGGCTTTTCTCTGGAGGAGGCGCTGAAAGATCCAGCAGGGAGAGACCAGTTCCTGAAGTTCTTGGAGTCAGAGTTCAGCTCAGAGAACCTGCG ATTCTGGTTAGCGGTGCAGGATCTAAAGCGGCGGCCGCTTCAGGACGTGTCATCCCGAGCTCAGGAGATCTGGCAGGAGTTTCTTGCCGAGGGAGCACCGAGCTCCATCAACCTGGACTCTCACAGCTACGAGCGGACCAGCCAGAACCTGAAAGACCCCGGACGCTACAGCTACGAGGATGCTCAG GAGCATATATTCAAGCTAATGAAAAGTGACAGCTATGCACGCTTTTTGCGATCCAACATCTACCAAGACCTCCTGTTAGCCAGAAAGAAG CAGCCAGCAGACACTGAACAGGGCCGCCGCACCTCCCTGGAGAAGTTCACCCGCAGTGTG GGAAAGTCACTGACTGGGAAGCGCCTGACAGGCCTGATGCAGTCGTCCTGA
- the LOC132993375 gene encoding regulator of G-protein signaling 6-like isoform X4 produces MAEGTKDQAGVGTTDPEEDSPNMIVYRKIEDIVTRIQDEKAGGVSIRTVKSFLSKIPSVVSGADIVQWLMKNLSVEDPAEAIHLGSLIAAHGYIFPISDHVLTLKDDGTLYRFQSPYFWPSNCWEPENTDYAIYLCKRTMQNKARLELADYEAENLARLQRAFARKWEFIFMQAEAQVKIDRKKDKAERKILDSQERAFWDVHRPVPGCVNTTEMDIRKCRRERNPHRVKKSVYGVPDDGQSQPSPVHISSQPTRKTTKEDVQKEITFLNSQLDRHCMKVSKVADSLMGYTEQFMEYDPFVSTTEPSNPWINDDTSFWDVEASRDPSQQRVKKWGFSLEEALKDPAGRDQFLKFLESEFSSENLRFWLAVQDLKRRPLQDVSSRAQEIWQEFLAEGAPSSINLDSHSYERTSQNLKDPGRYSYEDAQEHIFKLMKSDSYARFLRSNIYQDLLLARKKPADTEQGRRTSLEKFTRSVGKSLTGKRLTGLMQSS; encoded by the exons ATTGAAGACATTGTAACACGAATACAAGATGAGAAAGCGGGAGGTGTATCCATCCGGACTGTCAAAAGCTTCCTCTCCAAGATCCCCAGTGTGGTATCAG GGGCAGACATTGTTCAGTGGTTGATGAAAAACCTCTCCGTTGAGGATCCAG CTGAAGCCATCCACCTCGGGAGTCTAATAGCTGCCCACGGCTACATCTTCCCCATCTCAGACCATGTCCTTACTCTTAAAGATGACGGGACTCTTTATCGCTTTCAG tcTCCGTACTTTTGGCCTTCAAACTGTTGGGAGCCCGAGAACACAGACTACG cCATTTACCTGTGCAAGCGCACCATGCAGAATAAGGCCAGACTGGAGCTAGCCGACTATGAGGCT GAGAACCTCGCCCGGCTGCAGAGGGCCTTCGCCAGGAAGTGGGAATTTATTTTCATGCAAGCTGAGGCTCAAGTCAA GATCGACAGGAAGAAGGACAAGGCAGAGAGGAAGATTCTGGACAGCCAGGAGAGGGCGTTCTGGGATGTTCATCGTCCAGTG CCAGGCTGTGTCAACACCACAGAGATGGACATCCGCAAGTGCCGGAGAGAGAGGAACCCACACAGGGTAAAAAAG tctgtttacGGGGTACCAGACGACGGCCAGAGCCAGCCGAGTCCAGTCCACATCAGCTCCCAGCCCACCAGGAAGACCACCAAAGAGGACGTTCAGAAGGAG ATTACCTTCTTGAACAGCCAGCTGGACAGACACTGTATGAAGGTTTCCAAAGTGGCAGACAGTCTGATGGGCTACACAGAGCAGTTTATGGAATATGACCCCTTTGTGTCAACAACAGAGCCCTCTAACCCCTGGATCAACGACGACACGTCTTTCTGGGACGTGGAGGCGAG TCGAGACCCCAGCCAGCAGCGAGTGAAGAAATGGGGCTTTTCTCTGGAGGAGGCGCTGAAAGATCCAGCAGGGAGAGACCAGTTCCTGAAGTTCTTGGAGTCAGAGTTCAGCTCAGAGAACCTGCG ATTCTGGTTAGCGGTGCAGGATCTAAAGCGGCGGCCGCTTCAGGACGTGTCATCCCGAGCTCAGGAGATCTGGCAGGAGTTTCTTGCCGAGGGAGCACCGAGCTCCATCAACCTGGACTCTCACAGCTACGAGCGGACCAGCCAGAACCTGAAAGACCCCGGACGCTACAGCTACGAGGATGCTCAG GAGCATATATTCAAGCTAATGAAAAGTGACAGCTATGCACGCTTTTTGCGATCCAACATCTACCAAGACCTCCTGTTAGCCAGAAAGAAG CCAGCAGACACTGAACAGGGCCGCCGCACCTCCCTGGAGAAGTTCACCCGCAGTGTG GGAAAGTCACTGACTGGGAAGCGCCTGACAGGCCTGATGCAGTCGTCCTGA
- the LOC132993375 gene encoding regulator of G-protein signaling 6-like isoform X2: MAEGTKDQAGVGTTDPEEDSPNMIVYRKIEDIVTRIQDEKAGGVSIRTVKSFLSKIPSVVSGADIVQWLMKNLSVEDPAEAIHLGSLIAAHGYIFPISDHVLTLKDDGTLYRFQSPYFWPSNCWEPENTDYAIYLCKRTMQNKARLELADYEAENLARLQRAFARKWEFIFMQAEAQVKIDRKKDKAERKILDSQERAFWDVHRPVPGCVNTTEMDIRKCRRERNPHRVKKSVYGVPDDGQSQPSPVHISSQPTRKTTKEDVQKEITFLNSQLDRHCMKVSKVADSLMGYTEQFMEYDPFVSTTEPSNPWINDDTSFWDVEASRDPSQQRVKKWGFSLEEALKDPAGRDQFLKFLESEFSSENLRFWLAVQDLKRRPLQDVSSRAQEIWQEFLAEGAPSSINLDSHSYERTSQNLKDPGRYSYEDAQEHIFKLMKSDSYARFLRSNIYQDLLLARKKQPADTEQGRRTSLEKFTRSVGKSLTGKRLTGLMQSS; the protein is encoded by the exons ATTGAAGACATTGTAACACGAATACAAGATGAGAAAGCGGGAGGTGTATCCATCCGGACTGTCAAAAGCTTCCTCTCCAAGATCCCCAGTGTGGTATCAG GGGCAGACATTGTTCAGTGGTTGATGAAAAACCTCTCCGTTGAGGATCCAG CTGAAGCCATCCACCTCGGGAGTCTAATAGCTGCCCACGGCTACATCTTCCCCATCTCAGACCATGTCCTTACTCTTAAAGATGACGGGACTCTTTATCGCTTTCAG tcTCCGTACTTTTGGCCTTCAAACTGTTGGGAGCCCGAGAACACAGACTACG cCATTTACCTGTGCAAGCGCACCATGCAGAATAAGGCCAGACTGGAGCTAGCCGACTATGAGGCT GAGAACCTCGCCCGGCTGCAGAGGGCCTTCGCCAGGAAGTGGGAATTTATTTTCATGCAAGCTGAGGCTCAAGTCAA GATCGACAGGAAGAAGGACAAGGCAGAGAGGAAGATTCTGGACAGCCAGGAGAGGGCGTTCTGGGATGTTCATCGTCCAGTG CCAGGCTGTGTCAACACCACAGAGATGGACATCCGCAAGTGCCGGAGAGAGAGGAACCCACACAGGGTAAAAAAG tctgtttacGGGGTACCAGACGACGGCCAGAGCCAGCCGAGTCCAGTCCACATCAGCTCCCAGCCCACCAGGAAGACCACCAAAGAGGACGTTCAGAAGGAG ATTACCTTCTTGAACAGCCAGCTGGACAGACACTGTATGAAGGTTTCCAAAGTGGCAGACAGTCTGATGGGCTACACAGAGCAGTTTATGGAATATGACCCCTTTGTGTCAACAACAGAGCCCTCTAACCCCTGGATCAACGACGACACGTCTTTCTGGGACGTGGAGGCGAG TCGAGACCCCAGCCAGCAGCGAGTGAAGAAATGGGGCTTTTCTCTGGAGGAGGCGCTGAAAGATCCAGCAGGGAGAGACCAGTTCCTGAAGTTCTTGGAGTCAGAGTTCAGCTCAGAGAACCTGCG ATTCTGGTTAGCGGTGCAGGATCTAAAGCGGCGGCCGCTTCAGGACGTGTCATCCCGAGCTCAGGAGATCTGGCAGGAGTTTCTTGCCGAGGGAGCACCGAGCTCCATCAACCTGGACTCTCACAGCTACGAGCGGACCAGCCAGAACCTGAAAGACCCCGGACGCTACAGCTACGAGGATGCTCAG GAGCATATATTCAAGCTAATGAAAAGTGACAGCTATGCACGCTTTTTGCGATCCAACATCTACCAAGACCTCCTGTTAGCCAGAAAGAAG CAGCCAGCAGACACTGAACAGGGCCGCCGCACCTCCCTGGAGAAGTTCACCCGCAGTGTG GGAAAGTCACTGACTGGGAAGCGCCTGACAGGCCTGATGCAGTCGTCCTGA
- the LOC132993376 gene encoding zinc finger protein DPF3-like isoform X2 — translation MAAVIQNPLKALGDQFYKEAIEQCRSYNARLCAERSVRLPFLDSQTGVAQNNCYIWMERHHRSPGVGAGQMYTYPARCWRKKRRLHNTTDPRLGIYGLQLDGGLMSKDSLPTQSTTLEALLRGEGLEKRNNSKNDEESLLEIQRVLEADAAEDAFNDDDDFEVDTPKRRHRGKGRGRGSGRKKTDLDDDKPYVCDICAKRYRNRTGLSYHYTHSHLAEDQRAGGRSSVATRPPSVQQTDRHKRPKGPGGTSIPNNYCTKCQGSVKKTGKTGSPFSTCRCTTDCGEEKEDGTFAGAEELFGTTSESDTSTFHGFEDDELEEPGTNGNGITNRHR, via the exons GTTGGGCGACCAATTCTATAAGGAGGCCATTGAGCAGTGCCGCAGCTACAATGCCCGCCTGTGTGCTGAACGCAGCGTCCGCCTGCCATTCCTGGACTCACAAACCGGCGTGGCCCAGAACAACTGCTACATCTGGATGGAACGGCACCACCGCAGCCCCg GGGTTGGAGCTGGGCAGATGTACACATACCCTGCCCGCtgctggagaaagaaaagacgGCTGCACAACACCACAGATCCCCGCCTGGGCATCTACGGTCTCCAGCTAG ATGGCGGCCTCATGTCCAAGGACAGCTTGCCCACCCAGAGCACCACGCTGGAGGCTCTACTGCGAGGAGAGGGTCTTGAAAAGAGGAATAACTCTAAGAATGACGAGGAGAGCCTGCTGGAGATCCAG AGGGTTTTGGAAGCTGACGCAGCAGAAGATGCTTTCAACGATGATGATGACTTTGAGGTAGACACTCCCAAGAGGAGACATCGGGGAAAAGGAAGA GGTCGAGGTTCAGGCCGTAAGAAGACTGACCTGGATGATGATAAGCCATACGTCTGTGACA TCTGTGCAAAGCGCTACAGGAACCGTACAGGACTAAGCTACCACTACACCCATTCCCACCTGGCAGAGGACCAGCGGGCCGGAGGGAGGAGCTCCGTGGCAACCAGACCCCCCTCTGTacagcagactgacagacacaaac GTCCAAAGGGTCCAGGTGGGACCAGCATTCCCAACAACTACTGTACTAAATGCCAGGGCTCGGTCAAGAAAACGGGTAAAACGGGGTCTCCCTTCTCGACCTGTCGATGCACAA CTGACtgtggagaagagaaagaagacgGGACCTTTGCTGGAGCAGAGGAGCTGTTTGGCACCACCTCTGAGAGCGACACCTCCACCTTTCACGGCTTTGAGGACGATGAGCTGGAAGAGCCTGGCACAAACGGCAACGGAATAACTAACCGTCACAGATAG
- the LOC132993376 gene encoding zinc finger protein DPF3-like isoform X1: MAAVIQNPLKALGDQFYKEAIEQCRSYNARLCAERSVRLPFLDSQTGVAQNNCYIWMERHHRSPGVGAGQMYTYPARCWRKKRRLHNTTDPRLGIYGLQLDGGLMSKDSLPTQSTTLEALLRGEGLEKRNNSKNDEESLLEIQRVLEADAAEDAFNDDDDFEVDTPKRRHRGKGRGRGSGRKKTDLDDDKPYVCDNRYKQKLNSKSSTSVCAKRYRNRTGLSYHYTHSHLAEDQRAGGRSSVATRPPSVQQTDRHKRPKGPGGTSIPNNYCTKCQGSVKKTGKTGSPFSTCRCTTDCGEEKEDGTFAGAEELFGTTSESDTSTFHGFEDDELEEPGTNGNGITNRHR, encoded by the exons GTTGGGCGACCAATTCTATAAGGAGGCCATTGAGCAGTGCCGCAGCTACAATGCCCGCCTGTGTGCTGAACGCAGCGTCCGCCTGCCATTCCTGGACTCACAAACCGGCGTGGCCCAGAACAACTGCTACATCTGGATGGAACGGCACCACCGCAGCCCCg GGGTTGGAGCTGGGCAGATGTACACATACCCTGCCCGCtgctggagaaagaaaagacgGCTGCACAACACCACAGATCCCCGCCTGGGCATCTACGGTCTCCAGCTAG ATGGCGGCCTCATGTCCAAGGACAGCTTGCCCACCCAGAGCACCACGCTGGAGGCTCTACTGCGAGGAGAGGGTCTTGAAAAGAGGAATAACTCTAAGAATGACGAGGAGAGCCTGCTGGAGATCCAG AGGGTTTTGGAAGCTGACGCAGCAGAAGATGCTTTCAACGATGATGATGACTTTGAGGTAGACACTCCCAAGAGGAGACATCGGGGAAAAGGAAGA GGTCGAGGTTCAGGCCGTAAGAAGACTGACCTGGATGATGATAAGCCATACGTCTGTGACA ACAGATACAAACAAAAGCTGAACTCAAAATCTTCGACCTCAG TCTGTGCAAAGCGCTACAGGAACCGTACAGGACTAAGCTACCACTACACCCATTCCCACCTGGCAGAGGACCAGCGGGCCGGAGGGAGGAGCTCCGTGGCAACCAGACCCCCCTCTGTacagcagactgacagacacaaac GTCCAAAGGGTCCAGGTGGGACCAGCATTCCCAACAACTACTGTACTAAATGCCAGGGCTCGGTCAAGAAAACGGGTAAAACGGGGTCTCCCTTCTCGACCTGTCGATGCACAA CTGACtgtggagaagagaaagaagacgGGACCTTTGCTGGAGCAGAGGAGCTGTTTGGCACCACCTCTGAGAGCGACACCTCCACCTTTCACGGCTTTGAGGACGATGAGCTGGAAGAGCCTGGCACAAACGGCAACGGAATAACTAACCGTCACAGATAG